One Spirosoma oryzicola DNA segment encodes these proteins:
- a CDS encoding alpha/beta fold hydrolase, which produces MKQILFVWLLLLTVNAHAQLIDTLVNARPYRLHVRMLKGKKAPILFESGGGQDASQWDSIAAVVHQRLGATVITYDRAGFGQSSFDTAGYTILQEIKSLEKALHQFGYRNTPLLLVG; this is translated from the coding sequence TTGAAACAAATCCTTTTTGTCTGGCTGTTACTACTGACCGTGAATGCCCATGCGCAATTAATCGATACACTTGTTAACGCTCGGCCTTATCGACTTCATGTTAGGATGCTAAAAGGTAAGAAGGCCCCCATCCTTTTCGAATCGGGGGGCGGACAGGATGCTTCCCAGTGGGACTCGATTGCCGCAGTTGTGCACCAGCGTCTTGGGGCAACTGTCATTACCTATGATCGGGCGGGCTTTGGCCAGAGTAGTTTTGATACGGCGGGTTACACGATCCTCCAGGAAATCAAAAGTTTAGAGAAGGCGTTGCACCAGTTTGGCTACCGCAATACCCCTCTGTTACTGGTTGGTTAG
- a CDS encoding alpha/beta fold hydrolase — MGSSAKPPTGYTKKAMAGDVAGLLDQLGIGQANIAGHDIGAAVAFSFAAHFPRQTSTLILLDSPHPDDNLYKLPVLPVGAGVYPWWLAFNQIRDLPEQPLEGQFDLVQNWLFDQLLEDKTAISPFDRQVYARAYNSRDAIRASNGWYQAFAEDIQAIRGQKIEATTLDIASPAGYAMLTSVLPPYVDTLTLQKVAGSGHFVQEEKPVETARFISDFLG; from the coding sequence ATAGGTAGTTCAGCCAAACCTCCGACGGGTTATACAAAAAAAGCGATGGCGGGCGATGTGGCGGGCTTGCTGGATCAGTTGGGCATCGGGCAGGCGAATATTGCTGGTCACGACATCGGTGCTGCCGTGGCTTTCAGCTTCGCGGCTCACTTTCCCCGGCAGACCAGCACGCTTATTCTGCTGGACAGTCCACATCCCGACGACAATCTGTACAAACTTCCTGTGCTTCCAGTCGGAGCGGGTGTTTATCCGTGGTGGCTAGCCTTCAACCAGATCAGGGATTTGCCGGAACAACCACTAGAAGGCCAGTTTGATCTGGTGCAAAATTGGCTGTTTGACCAATTGCTGGAAGATAAGACAGCCATCAGCCCTTTCGACCGGCAGGTCTACGCACGGGCTTACAACAGCCGGGACGCGATACGAGCATCCAATGGCTGGTATCAGGCCTTTGCTGAAGACATTCAGGCTATCAGAGGCCAGAAGATCGAAGCAACAACGCTTGACATCGCCAGCCCGGCCGGTTACGCGATGCTTACTTCAGTGCTCCCTCCTTACGTCGATACCCTGACACTCCAGAAAGTAGCGGGGTCAGGCCACTTCGTCCAGGAAGAGAAGCCAGTCGAAACCGCTAGATTCATCAGCGATTTTCTTGGCTAG
- a CDS encoding Crp/Fnr family transcriptional regulator, which yields MNPSKRHDFIRFVVQQENLFIIFTDTTTDQPRLWPMEELFTYLAQFGYLNAQQRELIRIRAKRRTIAKGAYFAEAGKISNQIGYVTDGIFRVCYYDKRGDSFTRYFVYENRFVVDINSFRDELPSAEYIEAITDCELWVFSREDFNQLSTLIPEWPGMFANITLHALENKLKFTSNMLVQDAQQRYQNFLDHYPGLANRVPLTMLASYLGITPSSLSRIRRNR from the coding sequence ATGAATCCAAGTAAACGGCACGACTTTATCCGCTTCGTTGTTCAGCAGGAGAACCTGTTCATCATTTTTACCGACACAACTACCGATCAACCCCGGCTTTGGCCAATGGAAGAACTCTTCACCTATCTGGCCCAATTCGGCTACCTCAATGCGCAGCAGCGCGAACTCATCCGGATCAGGGCTAAACGCCGGACCATTGCCAAAGGGGCCTATTTTGCCGAAGCTGGAAAAATTTCTAACCAGATAGGCTACGTTACAGACGGTATTTTCAGGGTCTGTTACTACGACAAACGGGGCGACAGCTTCACCCGCTATTTCGTTTATGAAAACCGGTTCGTCGTCGACATTAACAGTTTTCGCGATGAGCTACCTTCTGCAGAATACATCGAAGCCATCACGGATTGTGAACTCTGGGTATTTTCCCGGGAAGATTTCAACCAGCTTTCCACACTCATCCCCGAATGGCCCGGCATGTTCGCCAACATTACACTGCACGCGCTGGAAAACAAGCTGAAATTTACCAGCAACATGCTCGTACAGGATGCCCAGCAGCGGTATCAGAACTTTCTTGACCATTATCCGGGGTTGGCCAACCGGGTTCCGCTCACGATGCTGGCGTCCTACCTGGGTATCACTCCTTCCTCGCTAAGCCGGATACGAAGAAACCGATAA
- a CDS encoding HD domain-containing protein: MESTDLFRQIAFIKEVDKLKYILRRTKLFNSDRNENDAEHSWHLALMALVLAEHANVAVDLLKVIKMLLIHDLVEIDAGDTFIYDTQKSHDNTEEERKAAHRIFGLLPNHQAQELMAVWEEFEEGQTDEAKFARAMDRLEPLLQNTSNNGGTWTEFDVDYEKVYAKKQVIQRGSKVIWQYAEQLINDSVDKGILKKKDV; encoded by the coding sequence ATGGAATCGACAGATCTCTTCCGGCAAATTGCCTTCATCAAGGAAGTGGACAAGCTTAAGTACATTCTCCGCAGGACGAAACTTTTCAACAGTGATCGAAACGAGAACGACGCCGAGCACAGCTGGCACTTGGCCCTGATGGCGCTGGTCTTGGCCGAACATGCGAATGTTGCGGTTGATCTGCTCAAGGTTATTAAGATGTTGCTAATTCACGACCTTGTCGAGATAGACGCTGGAGACACGTTTATTTACGACACACAGAAAAGCCACGACAATACCGAGGAGGAACGAAAAGCCGCGCACCGGATCTTTGGTTTATTGCCCAATCACCAAGCCCAAGAGCTGATGGCTGTCTGGGAAGAGTTTGAAGAAGGGCAAACCGACGAAGCGAAGTTTGCCCGCGCTATGGACCGACTGGAACCCCTACTTCAGAACACATCGAATAACGGGGGCACTTGGACTGAGTTCGATGTGGACTACGAAAAAGTGTACGCTAAAAAGCAGGTTATACAACGAGGGTCCAAAGTCATCTGGCAATATGCCGAGCAGCTGATCAACGATAGTGTTGATAAAGGAATTCTTAAGAAGAAAGACGTCTAG
- a CDS encoding replication initiation protein: protein MSSQTEQLQIAFYPRPNNYQPNIITESRQEFTEMEKKIVVLAINQLRQIAQSWQKGQNVTLLIPYTELTDSHHGKISAAANTLNTKRIVYQNFSDPFEPEFDYIVPFPRVRSMILNGKRHLELLMLSEVVPSFIELGKRYTSYSLKLMLSLSSIYAQRMYEIIMMFYGRGQKEFTYEVSKLRTALNYPPEHDYYDFKRKALTVAQSELSQKIGLQFDFTPSLKNGKAVTELRFVVQSDQDLINNDVEVDLLTAQTMQPHEVVVIARNLIHDYKFTKKQQNQILEDIELMNTFIRLHTEFHHGKRVAKNPTAYMAQALGFGKADTKSESLTKAATGRKGKPKVVKNLLTDAIDKPKRNA, encoded by the coding sequence ATGAGCTCGCAGACGGAACAGTTACAGATCGCTTTCTATCCCCGACCCAATAACTATCAGCCTAATATCATTACTGAAAGCAGGCAGGAGTTTACGGAGATGGAAAAGAAGATTGTAGTTCTAGCTATTAATCAGCTTCGACAAATTGCTCAGTCATGGCAGAAAGGGCAGAACGTTACCTTGCTAATCCCTTATACAGAACTGACTGACAGTCACCACGGCAAAATATCTGCGGCAGCCAACACGCTTAACACAAAACGCATTGTTTATCAGAACTTCTCTGATCCTTTCGAGCCAGAATTTGATTACATAGTGCCTTTTCCCCGCGTACGCAGTATGATACTAAACGGGAAGCGACACCTAGAGCTGTTGATGCTGTCTGAAGTTGTTCCGAGTTTCATCGAATTAGGAAAACGCTACACCAGCTATAGCCTCAAGCTCATGCTGTCGCTCTCCTCCATCTACGCCCAGCGTATGTACGAAATTATCATGATGTTCTACGGACGAGGACAGAAAGAGTTTACCTATGAAGTATCGAAACTACGTACCGCGCTCAACTACCCCCCCGAACACGATTACTACGATTTCAAGCGAAAAGCCCTGACCGTTGCTCAATCGGAACTGTCTCAGAAGATTGGTTTACAATTCGACTTTACACCTTCCCTCAAAAATGGCAAAGCGGTCACCGAGTTGCGCTTTGTAGTGCAGTCAGATCAAGACCTGATCAACAATGATGTGGAAGTTGATCTGCTCACAGCTCAGACTATGCAGCCTCACGAAGTTGTAGTCATTGCTCGTAACCTCATCCATGATTACAAGTTCACCAAAAAACAGCAGAATCAGATTCTGGAAGACATCGAGTTGATGAACACCTTTATCCGGCTGCACACCGAGTTCCATCACGGGAAGCGGGTGGCCAAGAACCCCACCGCCTACATGGCTCAGGCCCTTGGCTTCGGTAAAGCGGACACCAAATCGGAATCCCTCACCAAAGCAGCAACAGGCCGGAAAGGCAAACCGAAGGTGGTGAAGAATCTGCTGACTGATGCGATTGATAAACCAAAGCGTAACGCGTAG
- a CDS encoding glycoside hydrolase family 97 protein, with protein sequence MKISPLAYPLHFFNVLFCLAGAIVLFSGFDAASQSMSLGSKPESTKITLSLTKTGELRYNVTRRGKMIIADSPLGLDCNDQNFTAGLSVVHVSPVDVRRENYELKTGHFKTINHAFETKSITVKNKLGARMIIDLLTDNEGVAFRYRFPDQTSTMRVINAERTGFQIEKKAKGWLQPYNKAGKVTPGYEDFYFSVHPGDSINNPRNPSVGWCMPALFQVNEGKSWILLAESGTDGSFPGCHLQADSKGGLYKIAFAEKDEKYTLPLGADNHPTSTLPWAMPWRVIIVGDQAGDILLSSMITDLAPASKLEDTSWIEPGKATWSWWSHPEDHSPEMYNQFTDLAASFGFRYTLFDAGWEKANTEGGIIAKATARGIKPMVWGYSAAYFDAEKRKKRFKELAAMGVKGVKIDFWCSDRQEVMGCFDSLFNDAAKEHLLINLHGTTVPRGWHRTWPNFMTAEAVLGAEHYFYEPRYPDLAAEQNTVLPFTRNVAGPTDYTPFALTIRKYPRLNTAVHELATAMIYTSGIIHFADSKEVFDSLPVPVCQLLKDMPASWDNTESIVAEPGEQLILARQKEGLSYLVGINGTNKAVPVKLNLSKYTKGFSKFKVIVEGEDPLMDFKTETYPITSIWQHTFAPKGSFIIQFVNE encoded by the coding sequence ATGAAAATAAGTCCTTTAGCCTACCCGCTGCATTTTTTCAACGTTCTTTTCTGTTTAGCGGGAGCCATCGTCCTTTTCAGCGGCTTTGACGCAGCAAGCCAGTCGATGAGCCTGGGTTCGAAGCCTGAATCAACTAAAATCACCTTGTCTTTGACTAAAACCGGCGAATTACGTTACAATGTAACCCGCCGGGGTAAAATGATTATTGCCGACTCTCCGCTCGGACTGGACTGTAATGACCAGAACTTTACGGCTGGACTTTCAGTCGTTCATGTTTCACCCGTTGACGTAAGACGGGAGAATTATGAATTGAAAACAGGTCATTTCAAAACGATAAACCACGCGTTTGAAACAAAGAGCATAACGGTTAAAAATAAGTTGGGTGCTCGGATGATCATTGATTTGCTGACCGATAACGAGGGCGTAGCTTTCCGCTATCGATTTCCGGATCAGACATCGACAATGCGGGTGATCAATGCGGAACGTACAGGGTTTCAGATTGAAAAAAAGGCGAAGGGCTGGTTGCAGCCGTATAACAAAGCCGGAAAAGTTACGCCGGGCTATGAGGATTTTTATTTTAGCGTACATCCCGGCGACTCAATCAACAATCCCCGTAACCCATCTGTAGGGTGGTGTATGCCTGCCCTATTTCAAGTAAATGAAGGCAAAAGTTGGATCTTACTGGCTGAGTCGGGAACGGACGGTTCGTTTCCAGGGTGTCATCTGCAAGCCGATTCAAAAGGTGGACTGTATAAAATTGCCTTCGCTGAAAAAGACGAAAAATATACCCTTCCCCTCGGCGCTGACAATCATCCGACATCCACTCTTCCCTGGGCAATGCCCTGGCGGGTCATTATCGTTGGCGATCAGGCGGGGGACATTCTACTGTCAAGCATGATTACAGATCTGGCCCCAGCCTCTAAACTTGAGGATACGTCCTGGATAGAGCCAGGAAAAGCTACTTGGTCCTGGTGGTCCCATCCCGAGGATCATTCCCCCGAAATGTATAATCAGTTCACGGATTTGGCCGCTTCGTTCGGTTTTCGTTATACGCTGTTTGATGCGGGCTGGGAAAAAGCCAACACCGAAGGGGGAATCATTGCCAAGGCCACTGCCAGGGGTATCAAGCCCATGGTGTGGGGCTATTCAGCAGCGTATTTCGACGCAGAAAAACGAAAAAAACGATTCAAAGAGTTGGCAGCAATGGGCGTCAAAGGAGTTAAAATCGATTTCTGGTGTTCGGATCGGCAGGAGGTGATGGGCTGCTTTGATTCGCTTTTTAACGATGCCGCCAAAGAGCATCTACTTATCAATCTTCATGGTACTACCGTTCCAAGAGGCTGGCATCGAACCTGGCCTAATTTTATGACCGCCGAGGCTGTTTTAGGAGCGGAACATTATTTTTACGAACCTAGATATCCAGATCTGGCCGCCGAGCAGAATACCGTATTGCCTTTTACTCGAAACGTTGCAGGCCCTACCGACTACACTCCGTTTGCCTTAACCATTCGAAAATATCCCCGGTTGAACACGGCCGTTCACGAGTTGGCTACTGCGATGATCTATACATCGGGAATTATTCACTTTGCGGATTCAAAGGAGGTATTTGATTCATTGCCTGTACCCGTCTGCCAACTACTGAAAGACATGCCTGCCAGTTGGGACAACACGGAAAGTATCGTAGCTGAACCGGGGGAACAGCTTATTCTCGCCCGTCAGAAGGAAGGTCTTTCTTACCTTGTCGGCATCAATGGAACAAATAAGGCAGTGCCCGTCAAACTGAACCTATCCAAATACACAAAGGGTTTTTCAAAATTTAAAGTCATTGTGGAAGGTGAAGATCCATTAATGGACTTTAAAACAGAGACCTATCCGATCACCTCTATCTGGCAACACACGTTTGCGCCCAAAGGGAGCTTCATTATTCAGTTTGTTAACGAGTAA
- a CDS encoding Fic family protein, with protein sequence MKWIWQLPNWPQFTFDPAQFVHFEREFHRNAGVIIGSLAAVSADEVNELRVTLLSNEALDTSKIEGEILDRDSVQSSIRHQLGLQTDGRRSGPKETGVALMMVDLVRSYQEPLTQEHLFLWHKMIMNGRIDLETIGGYRTHTDPMQIVSGRLDRPILFYEAPPSDQVETQMSQYIDWFNRAIEAQMPTVVHAGMAHLYFELIHPFEDGNGRIGRTLAEKALAIGARQSLITALSTTIERDKKAYYQALERADFSLDITEWLIYFSGMILETQVYVQKMIVFIVYKARYFDTYRGRLNDRQTKVALRMFGEGLAGFKGGLSAENYIRIAKTSRATTTRDLAEMVELGALTKQGKLRHTRYYLPIWEAAFTN encoded by the coding sequence ATGAAATGGATTTGGCAGCTACCGAACTGGCCACAGTTTACATTCGATCCCGCTCAGTTTGTTCATTTTGAACGGGAATTTCATCGAAATGCGGGGGTCATCATTGGGTCGCTGGCCGCCGTTTCTGCCGACGAGGTCAATGAATTACGGGTTACGTTACTCAGCAATGAAGCGCTGGACACCTCGAAAATCGAAGGTGAGATCCTGGATCGCGATTCCGTTCAGTCGTCAATCCGCCACCAGTTAGGCCTGCAAACGGACGGCAGGAGGTCAGGGCCAAAAGAAACAGGTGTTGCTCTGATGATGGTCGACTTAGTCAGAAGTTATCAGGAGCCTCTTACTCAGGAACACCTTTTTTTGTGGCATAAGATGATCATGAATGGTCGAATTGATCTGGAAACGATTGGTGGCTACCGGACTCATACTGACCCCATGCAGATTGTATCCGGTCGGTTAGACAGGCCCATCTTGTTCTACGAAGCTCCTCCATCTGACCAGGTGGAAACGCAGATGAGCCAATACATCGACTGGTTCAATCGAGCCATTGAAGCGCAGATGCCAACGGTTGTTCACGCGGGCATGGCCCATTTGTATTTCGAATTGATCCACCCCTTTGAGGATGGCAACGGGCGGATCGGACGTACTCTTGCCGAAAAGGCACTGGCCATCGGAGCCCGACAATCATTGATTACCGCCTTGTCCACTACGATCGAACGGGACAAAAAAGCTTACTATCAGGCTTTGGAGCGGGCCGATTTCTCGTTGGATATCACCGAATGGTTGATCTATTTCTCTGGAATGATTTTGGAAACCCAGGTCTACGTTCAGAAAATGATCGTCTTTATTGTCTACAAGGCTCGGTATTTTGACACGTACCGTGGCCGGTTAAATGATCGGCAGACCAAGGTAGCGTTGCGTATGTTTGGGGAAGGACTCGCTGGTTTCAAAGGAGGTTTAAGTGCTGAAAATTACATCCGGATTGCCAAAACCTCCAGAGCTACCACGACCCGTGATCTGGCCGAGATGGTCGAACTGGGGGCGCTGACAAAGCAGGGAAAGCTACGCCATACGCGCTATTATCTTCCCATCTGGGAAGCCGCTTTTACGAACTAA
- a CDS encoding response regulator transcription factor: protein MKLLLIEDEQALSQTIIRFLSQQGHVCELATTYQQGQEKIGVYTYDCVLIDLMLPGGSGIDLLRLLKKDHNHTGAIILSAKDSLDDKLLGLDLGADDYLPKPFHLSELNSRINSLLRRLKFKGTARLEIGALQIDTDARVVYVHEHALELNRKEYDLLLLFATNPNRVIKKSALAEHIWGDQSDQVDSYDFIYSQIKNLRRRFSQVGYELAIQTVYGIGYKFTPTDQPAIPS from the coding sequence ATGAAATTATTACTTATTGAAGATGAGCAGGCTCTCAGCCAGACGATTATTCGATTCCTGAGTCAACAGGGACACGTCTGTGAGCTGGCCACGACCTATCAGCAGGGGCAGGAAAAAATTGGCGTTTACACCTATGACTGCGTTTTGATCGACCTTATGTTGCCCGGAGGAAGTGGTATTGATCTGCTCAGATTGCTCAAGAAAGACCATAATCATACCGGAGCCATCATTCTTTCGGCCAAAGATTCACTGGACGACAAACTGCTGGGCTTAGACCTGGGAGCCGATGATTATTTACCCAAGCCGTTCCATTTATCCGAACTCAACTCACGGATCAACTCGCTGTTGCGACGCCTGAAATTTAAAGGAACAGCCAGGCTAGAAATCGGTGCCCTGCAAATCGATACGGACGCGCGGGTGGTGTATGTACATGAACATGCCCTAGAGCTGAACCGAAAAGAGTATGACCTGCTGCTGTTGTTCGCCACCAATCCAAATCGGGTCATCAAAAAATCAGCCTTAGCTGAGCATATATGGGGTGACCAGTCTGATCAGGTCGATTCCTATGATTTCATTTATTCGCAGATCAAAAATCTGCGCAGACGATTCAGTCAGGTTGGGTATGAGTTAGCGATTCAAACGGTTTACGGAATCGGCTATAAGTTCACGCCCACCGATCAGCCAGCGATACCCTCATGA